From Drosophila nasuta strain 15112-1781.00 chromosome X, ASM2355853v1, whole genome shotgun sequence, one genomic window encodes:
- the LOC132795516 gene encoding active breakpoint cluster region-related protein isoform X3, whose translation MSSFKEKFKLWTRGKSSLNLREASTASSGGKDKDRLSLSTDNKYTQNTQNDGGGGGSGGGLSSAPPTGKRSMTEHSFEREDKKDSGNEKDANGALQQCITELAASIGTGAHKANEQRTTAPNDNKQEAGVATASGSGSGSGSGGGDADKEQSQSQSKPLRKSTSHFVTVIEVKEAKDKDIDDAAASTTTSTTTTTVNDTSSSSSAANSSSSTSTPPSTFARHYPEQRNKAVEATAPPLSPSLAMSTSVSASEAKKKMPPRPPPKNVRRVEPPTIPSQQQHQLSSSPKRETPYVGSTMPLPPLGANSSGESPGSSLERNIKPSDILRQKSSESLESKYTANRKTTPELSKLANTPELMEELGRKMVGKTDSLEHAKRSDALSTTNGGSLGRTASTPGRALTPLAGRGNNIVGASPTGSLSKTAKLAAVDSSSTSSLEKKSRASLQASDAETARSKESLASQGISEVIKSYESVSSLSSDSAKAANAQQADNEPYYDSVPLDNGDGEYVFIKPGRTGSSSSRDDLSTPGSTLPMAQLSSQASVTDPESPGRTSNYVNIDYFIQSNETRSSSLDSDGEFEGPPILRTISHDEQQTTMTTTSSSSSTSQTPGALRKNLVSAILLSGNARGAKIRSILSSIIHSETIYVECLNKMIQYKRAIHATLGTSQPVIKEEEENTIFFKIDELHEVHTAFLGDLKTIVAHEGGDVLIGEPFKRLADMFDLYSAFLHNYGQAIDTVKKCSANNPQFKKIVSTIVVNLQTEQSLTLEDLLHKPVARVQINALVFNDLLRETPANHPDHQPLKQAQKNIQIFLNQFNVVNQRLPTESNRNLRRMVRNSFIVELVDGHRKLRHLFLFNDVIACAKYKALGRDRIDYELKWFIPLKDVNVYEESDMSADLKESSPANISQVKRNLRSVRDQLILESNGVRTGDKYRRKLADLESQLVLATPNLVLRLGNKANNKTMTFFLSSDFERTQWMDSIMSLKQKCNLPGANTINSLEVTAFIVAMQKGMKTEMGSYLMRNTNDESLLVGDLHMAIQGLQGLEQAADLYICIEVDSYGHYFRKATTKMICRSQCPLWNESFMLELEGSQNVRVLLYEAKERPLLRAKHILKLSRSWLTETTQTRSIKLSETLELSASFRFVPGELCRATTKPGALFGAKMSQVLKREKRDIPFIISACIREVERRGMLEVGCYRVSGSASDLAKLKKAFESDAYEAEQLLREVDIHSVTGILKTFLRELPEALFSDQLYPRFFETFSAFSNNNEATRINELLKVYEELPQANKSSINLILDHLIRVHEKEADNKMSLHNLAMVFGPTLLRPGQTQVKQKDPLAASTVDAMAQAGILYCFLQARIRKD comes from the exons ATGTCTTCCTTCAAGgagaaattcaaattatggACCAGAGGG AAATCTAGTTTGAATCTACGCGAGGCATCAACTGCGTCATCGGGCGGCAAGGACAAGGACAGGCTGTCCTTGAGCACCgacaacaaatacacacagaaCACACAGAACGATGGAGGCGGAGGTGGCAGCGGTGGTGGATTGAGCTCTGCCCCGCCGACGGGAAAGCGCAGCATGACGGAGCACAGCTTCGAGCGTGAGGATAAAAAAGACAGCGGCAACGAGAAGGACGCAAATGGAGCGCTACAGCAGTGCATCACTGAGCTGGCTGCCTCCATTGGCACCGGTGCCCACAAGGCCAACGAACAAAGGACAACAGCACCGAATGATAACAAGCAGGAGGCAGGAGTTGCAACTGCGAGTGGAAGTGGAAGCGGAAGTGGAAGTGGGGGCGGAGATGCTGACAAGgaacagtcgcagtcgcagtcgaagccGCTGCGCAAGTCGACATCACACTTTGTCACCGTCATCGAGGTCAAGGAGGCCAAAGACAAAGACATCGATGATGCTGCAGcatcgacaacgacatcgacgacgacgacgacggtcAATgacacatcatcatcatcgtcagcaGCGAATTCGTCGTCGTCAACATCGACGCCACCATCGACATTCGCCCGACATTATCCCGAGCAGCGCAACAAGGCTGTAGAGGCGACGGCGCCACCATTGTCTCCATCGTTGGCCATGTCCACATCCGTCTCAGCGTCCGaggccaaaaagaaaatgccaCCCAG ACCACCGCCAAAGAACGTGCGACGCGTCGAGCCGCCCACCATTCCcagccagcaacagcatcagttGTCATCGTCGCCGAAGCGCGAGACTCCGTATGTGGGCAGCACGATGCCACTGCCTCCACTGGGGGCGAACAGTTCGGGCGAGAGTCCGGGCAGTTCGCTGGAGCGCAACATTAAGCCATCGGACATATTGCGGCAAAAGTCATCGGAAAGTCTGGAGTCGAAGTATACGGCCAATCGCAAGACAACGCCCGAGCTGAGCAAGCTGGCCAACACACCCGAGCTAATGGAGGAGCTTGGCCGCAAAATGGTGGGCAAAACCGATAGCTTGGAGCACGCAAAGCGCAGCGATGCGTTGAGCACAACGAATGGCGGCAGCCTGGGACGCACTGCATCCACACCGGGGCGGGCGCTGACGCCACTCGCggggcgtggcaacaacattGTGGGCGCCTCGCCAACGGGCAGTCTCAGCAAGACGGCCAAACTGGCGGCCGTCGACAGCAGCTCAACGAGCAGTCTGGAGAAGAAGTCGCGTGCCTCACTGCAGGCCAGCGATGCGGAGACGGCAAGGAGCAAGGAATCGCTTGCCTCGCAAGGCATATCGGAGGTG ATCAAGAGCTACGAGTCGGTGTCATCGTTGAGCTCGGACAGCGCCAAAGCGGCGAACGCACAGCAGGCGGACAACGAGCCGTATTATGACAGCGTTCCGCTTGATAATGGCGATGGCGAGTATGTGTTTATCAAGCCCGGACGCACTGGCTCCTCCTCCAGTCGCGACGATCTGTCGACGCCGGGCAGCACGCTGCCGATGGCACAGCTGAGCAGTCAGGCGAGCGTGACGGATCCCGAATCTCCCGGCCGTACCTCCAACTATGTCAACATTGACTACTTTAT TCAGAGCAACGAGACGCGCTCAAGCTCGCTGGACAGCGATGGCGAGTTCGAAGGGCCGCCCATCTTGCGGACCATCTCGCATGACGAGCAAcagacgacgatgacgacgacgtcatcatcatcatccacatcACAGACGCCAGGCGCATTACGCAAG AACTTAGTGTCAGCGATACTT CTGTCTGGCAATGCTCGTGGTGCCAAAATACGTTCCATACTGAGCTCCATCATCCACAGCGAAACGATCTACGTGGAATGTCTGAACAAGATGATACAG TACAAGCGAGCGATACACGCGACGCTGGGCACATCGCAGCCTGTGAtcaaggaggaggaggagaataCGATCTTCTTTAAAATCGATGAATTGCACGAGGTGCACACCGCATTCCTCGGCGATCTAAAGACAATTGTCGCCCACGAGGGCGGCGATGTGTTGATCGGAGAACCGTTTAAGCGTTTGGCGGATATGTTTGACTTGTATAGCGCATTTCTGCATAACTATGGCCAGGCCATTGATACGGTGAAGAAGTGCAGCGCGAACAATCCGCAGTTCAAGAAGATTGTCTCAACGATTGTGGTCAATCTGCAGACGGAACAATCGCTGACGCTGGAGGATCTGTTGCACAAACCGGTGGCAAGAGTGCAAATCAATGCGCTGGTCTTCAACGATCTGCTGCGCGAGACACCGGCCAATCATCCCGATCATCAGCCGCTGAAGCAGGCACAAAAGAACATACAGATCTTTCTCAATCAATTCAATGTGGTTAATCAACGTCTGCCAACGGAATCGAATCGCAATCTGCGTCGCATGGTCCGCAACTCGTTCATTGTCGAGCTCGTCGATGGCCATCGCAAACTGCGGCATTTGTTCCTCTTCAACGATGTGATTGCATGCGCCAAGTATAAGGCACTGGGGCGTGATCGCATCGATTATGAGCTCAAATGGTTTATACCGCTCAAGGATGTCAATGTCTACGAGGAGTCGGACATGAGTGCCGACCTCAAGGAATCTAGTCCCGCGAACATTTCGCAAGTGAAGCGCAATCTGCGCTCGGTGCGCGATCAACTAATACTCGAGTCGAATGGCGTGCGCACCGGCGATAAGTATCGACGCAAGCTGGCGGATCTGGAGTCACAGCTAGTGCTGGCCACGCCCAATTTGGTGCTGCGACTGGGCAACAAGGCGAACAACAAGACCATGACCTTCTTCCTCAGCTCGGACTTTGAGCGCACGCAGTGGATGGACTCGATAATGTCGCTCAAG CAAAAGTGCAATCTGCCTGGCGCCAACACGATCAACTCGCTGGAGGTGACCGCTTTCATTGTGGCCATGCAGAAGGGCATGAAGACTGAAATGGGCTCGTATCTGATGCGCAATACAAACGACGAGAGCCTGCTCGTTGGCGATCTGCACATGGCCATTCAGGGACTGCAGGGATTGGAGCAAGCGGCTGACTTGTACATCTGCATTGAGGTCGACTCGTATGGCCATTATTTCCGCAAGGCCACCACCAAGATGATCTGCCGCAGCCAGTGTCCGCTGTGGAACGAGAGTTTTATGCTCGAGCTCGAGGGCAGTCAGAATGTGCGTGTCTTGCTCTACGAGGCGAAGGAGCGACCGCTGCTGCGCGCCAAGCACATACTCAAG CTGAGTCGCAGCTGGTTGACGGAGACGACACAGACGCGCAGCATCAAGCTGAGCGAGACGCTCGAGCTGAGCGCCAGCTTCCGCTTTGTGCCCGGCGAACTTTGTCGCGCCACCACAAAGCCTGGTGCGCTCTTTGGTGCCAAAATGAGTCAAGTATTAAA GCGCGAAAAACGCGACATTCCGTTCATCATCAGTGCCTGCATACGGGAAGTAGAACGACGTGGCATGCTCGAGGTGGGCTGCTATCGCGTCAGCGGCTCTGCCTCCGATCTGGCCAAGCTCAAGAAGGCCTTCGAGTCGG ATGCCTATGAGGcggagcagctgctgcgcGAAGTCGATATACATTCGGTGACGGGCATACTGAAGACATTCTTGCGCGAACTGCCCGAGGCACTCTTTTCGGATCAGTTATATCCGCGCTTCTTCGAAACATTCAGTGcattcagcaacaacaacgaagccACACGCATCAACGAGCTGCTCAAGGTGTACGAGGAGCTGCCGCAAGCCAACAAATCCTCCATCAATCTGATACTCGATCATCTAATCAG GGTGCACGAAAAGGAGGCGGACAACAAGATGTCGCTGCACAATCTGGCAATGGTCTTTGGTCCCACATTGCTGAGACCAGGACAGACGCAGGTGAAGCAAAAGGATCCGCTAGCAGCGAGCACCGTGGATGCCATGGCACAGGCGGGCATACTCTACTGCTTCCTGCAGGCGCGCATCAGAAAGGATTAA
- the LOC132795516 gene encoding active breakpoint cluster region-related protein isoform X2: protein MSVFNDFQRLWMQRFPQSSLSDAWEQDVRASLERHKIKIAELSKELEQETLYVEYLERLLSDVEKYRESGGDPTTLFEAATNPGAADAANAPSGSSNNVTAATAANGATCSATGSANAGVDKDFKSSLNLREASTASSGGKDKDRLSLSTDNKYTQNTQNDGGGGGSGGGLSSAPPTGKRSMTEHSFEREDKKDSGNEKDANGALQQCITELAASIGTGAHKANEQRTTAPNDNKQEAGVATASGSGSGSGSGGGDADKEQSQSQSKPLRKSTSHFVTVIEVKEAKDKDIDDAAASTTTSTTTTTVNDTSSSSSAANSSSSTSTPPSTFARHYPEQRNKAVEATAPPLSPSLAMSTSVSASEAKKKMPPRPPPKNVRRVEPPTIPSQQQHQLSSSPKRETPYVGSTMPLPPLGANSSGESPGSSLERNIKPSDILRQKSSESLESKYTANRKTTPELSKLANTPELMEELGRKMVGKTDSLEHAKRSDALSTTNGGSLGRTASTPGRALTPLAGRGNNIVGASPTGSLSKTAKLAAVDSSSTSSLEKKSRASLQASDAETARSKESLASQGISEVIKSYESVSSLSSDSAKAANAQQADNEPYYDSVPLDNGDGEYVFIKPGRTGSSSSRDDLSTPGSTLPMAQLSSQASVTDPESPGRTSNYVNIDYFIQSNETRSSSLDSDGEFEGPPILRTISHDEQQTTMTTTSSSSSTSQTPGALRKLSGNARGAKIRSILSSIIHSETIYVECLNKMIQYKRAIHATLGTSQPVIKEEEENTIFFKIDELHEVHTAFLGDLKTIVAHEGGDVLIGEPFKRLADMFDLYSAFLHNYGQAIDTVKKCSANNPQFKKIVSTIVVNLQTEQSLTLEDLLHKPVARVQINALVFNDLLRETPANHPDHQPLKQAQKNIQIFLNQFNVVNQRLPTESNRNLRRMVRNSFIVELVDGHRKLRHLFLFNDVIACAKYKALGRDRIDYELKWFIPLKDVNVYEESDMSADLKESSPANISQVKRNLRSVRDQLILESNGVRTGDKYRRKLADLESQLVLATPNLVLRLGNKANNKTMTFFLSSDFERTQWMDSIMSLKQKCNLPGANTINSLEVTAFIVAMQKGMKTEMGSYLMRNTNDESLLVGDLHMAIQGLQGLEQAADLYICIEVDSYGHYFRKATTKMICRSQCPLWNESFMLELEGSQNVRVLLYEAKERPLLRAKHILKLSRSWLTETTQTRSIKLSETLELSASFRFVPGELCRATTKPGALFGAKMSQVLKREKRDIPFIISACIREVERRGMLEVGCYRVSGSASDLAKLKKAFESDAYEAEQLLREVDIHSVTGILKTFLRELPEALFSDQLYPRFFETFSAFSNNNEATRINELLKVYEELPQANKSSINLILDHLIRVHEKEADNKMSLHNLAMVFGPTLLRPGQTQVKQKDPLAASTVDAMAQAGILYCFLQARIRKD from the exons ATGAGCGTGTTCAATGACTTTCAACGTTTGTGGATGCAACGCTTTCCACAAAGCTCACTCTCCGATGCCTGGGAGCAAGATGTGCGCGCCAGTCTCGAACGACACAAGATCAAAATTGCCGAATTGAGCAAAGAACTCGAACAGGAAACACTGTATGTGGAGTATTTGGAGCGTTTGCTATCGGATGTGGAAAAGTATCGTGAATCTGGCGGTGATCCCACAACACTCTTTGAGGCAGCTACCAATCCAGGCGCAGCAGATGCAGCCAATGCACCCAGTgggagcagcaacaatgttacagctgctactgctgcaAATGGCGCAACTTGCAGCGCAACTGGAAGTGCAAACGCGGGCGTTGACAAAGACTTT AAATCTAGTTTGAATCTACGCGAGGCATCAACTGCGTCATCGGGCGGCAAGGACAAGGACAGGCTGTCCTTGAGCACCgacaacaaatacacacagaaCACACAGAACGATGGAGGCGGAGGTGGCAGCGGTGGTGGATTGAGCTCTGCCCCGCCGACGGGAAAGCGCAGCATGACGGAGCACAGCTTCGAGCGTGAGGATAAAAAAGACAGCGGCAACGAGAAGGACGCAAATGGAGCGCTACAGCAGTGCATCACTGAGCTGGCTGCCTCCATTGGCACCGGTGCCCACAAGGCCAACGAACAAAGGACAACAGCACCGAATGATAACAAGCAGGAGGCAGGAGTTGCAACTGCGAGTGGAAGTGGAAGCGGAAGTGGAAGTGGGGGCGGAGATGCTGACAAGgaacagtcgcagtcgcagtcgaagccGCTGCGCAAGTCGACATCACACTTTGTCACCGTCATCGAGGTCAAGGAGGCCAAAGACAAAGACATCGATGATGCTGCAGcatcgacaacgacatcgacgacgacgacgacggtcAATgacacatcatcatcatcgtcagcaGCGAATTCGTCGTCGTCAACATCGACGCCACCATCGACATTCGCCCGACATTATCCCGAGCAGCGCAACAAGGCTGTAGAGGCGACGGCGCCACCATTGTCTCCATCGTTGGCCATGTCCACATCCGTCTCAGCGTCCGaggccaaaaagaaaatgccaCCCAG ACCACCGCCAAAGAACGTGCGACGCGTCGAGCCGCCCACCATTCCcagccagcaacagcatcagttGTCATCGTCGCCGAAGCGCGAGACTCCGTATGTGGGCAGCACGATGCCACTGCCTCCACTGGGGGCGAACAGTTCGGGCGAGAGTCCGGGCAGTTCGCTGGAGCGCAACATTAAGCCATCGGACATATTGCGGCAAAAGTCATCGGAAAGTCTGGAGTCGAAGTATACGGCCAATCGCAAGACAACGCCCGAGCTGAGCAAGCTGGCCAACACACCCGAGCTAATGGAGGAGCTTGGCCGCAAAATGGTGGGCAAAACCGATAGCTTGGAGCACGCAAAGCGCAGCGATGCGTTGAGCACAACGAATGGCGGCAGCCTGGGACGCACTGCATCCACACCGGGGCGGGCGCTGACGCCACTCGCggggcgtggcaacaacattGTGGGCGCCTCGCCAACGGGCAGTCTCAGCAAGACGGCCAAACTGGCGGCCGTCGACAGCAGCTCAACGAGCAGTCTGGAGAAGAAGTCGCGTGCCTCACTGCAGGCCAGCGATGCGGAGACGGCAAGGAGCAAGGAATCGCTTGCCTCGCAAGGCATATCGGAGGTG ATCAAGAGCTACGAGTCGGTGTCATCGTTGAGCTCGGACAGCGCCAAAGCGGCGAACGCACAGCAGGCGGACAACGAGCCGTATTATGACAGCGTTCCGCTTGATAATGGCGATGGCGAGTATGTGTTTATCAAGCCCGGACGCACTGGCTCCTCCTCCAGTCGCGACGATCTGTCGACGCCGGGCAGCACGCTGCCGATGGCACAGCTGAGCAGTCAGGCGAGCGTGACGGATCCCGAATCTCCCGGCCGTACCTCCAACTATGTCAACATTGACTACTTTAT TCAGAGCAACGAGACGCGCTCAAGCTCGCTGGACAGCGATGGCGAGTTCGAAGGGCCGCCCATCTTGCGGACCATCTCGCATGACGAGCAAcagacgacgatgacgacgacgtcatcatcatcatccacatcACAGACGCCAGGCGCATTACGCAAG CTGTCTGGCAATGCTCGTGGTGCCAAAATACGTTCCATACTGAGCTCCATCATCCACAGCGAAACGATCTACGTGGAATGTCTGAACAAGATGATACAG TACAAGCGAGCGATACACGCGACGCTGGGCACATCGCAGCCTGTGAtcaaggaggaggaggagaataCGATCTTCTTTAAAATCGATGAATTGCACGAGGTGCACACCGCATTCCTCGGCGATCTAAAGACAATTGTCGCCCACGAGGGCGGCGATGTGTTGATCGGAGAACCGTTTAAGCGTTTGGCGGATATGTTTGACTTGTATAGCGCATTTCTGCATAACTATGGCCAGGCCATTGATACGGTGAAGAAGTGCAGCGCGAACAATCCGCAGTTCAAGAAGATTGTCTCAACGATTGTGGTCAATCTGCAGACGGAACAATCGCTGACGCTGGAGGATCTGTTGCACAAACCGGTGGCAAGAGTGCAAATCAATGCGCTGGTCTTCAACGATCTGCTGCGCGAGACACCGGCCAATCATCCCGATCATCAGCCGCTGAAGCAGGCACAAAAGAACATACAGATCTTTCTCAATCAATTCAATGTGGTTAATCAACGTCTGCCAACGGAATCGAATCGCAATCTGCGTCGCATGGTCCGCAACTCGTTCATTGTCGAGCTCGTCGATGGCCATCGCAAACTGCGGCATTTGTTCCTCTTCAACGATGTGATTGCATGCGCCAAGTATAAGGCACTGGGGCGTGATCGCATCGATTATGAGCTCAAATGGTTTATACCGCTCAAGGATGTCAATGTCTACGAGGAGTCGGACATGAGTGCCGACCTCAAGGAATCTAGTCCCGCGAACATTTCGCAAGTGAAGCGCAATCTGCGCTCGGTGCGCGATCAACTAATACTCGAGTCGAATGGCGTGCGCACCGGCGATAAGTATCGACGCAAGCTGGCGGATCTGGAGTCACAGCTAGTGCTGGCCACGCCCAATTTGGTGCTGCGACTGGGCAACAAGGCGAACAACAAGACCATGACCTTCTTCCTCAGCTCGGACTTTGAGCGCACGCAGTGGATGGACTCGATAATGTCGCTCAAG CAAAAGTGCAATCTGCCTGGCGCCAACACGATCAACTCGCTGGAGGTGACCGCTTTCATTGTGGCCATGCAGAAGGGCATGAAGACTGAAATGGGCTCGTATCTGATGCGCAATACAAACGACGAGAGCCTGCTCGTTGGCGATCTGCACATGGCCATTCAGGGACTGCAGGGATTGGAGCAAGCGGCTGACTTGTACATCTGCATTGAGGTCGACTCGTATGGCCATTATTTCCGCAAGGCCACCACCAAGATGATCTGCCGCAGCCAGTGTCCGCTGTGGAACGAGAGTTTTATGCTCGAGCTCGAGGGCAGTCAGAATGTGCGTGTCTTGCTCTACGAGGCGAAGGAGCGACCGCTGCTGCGCGCCAAGCACATACTCAAG CTGAGTCGCAGCTGGTTGACGGAGACGACACAGACGCGCAGCATCAAGCTGAGCGAGACGCTCGAGCTGAGCGCCAGCTTCCGCTTTGTGCCCGGCGAACTTTGTCGCGCCACCACAAAGCCTGGTGCGCTCTTTGGTGCCAAAATGAGTCAAGTATTAAA GCGCGAAAAACGCGACATTCCGTTCATCATCAGTGCCTGCATACGGGAAGTAGAACGACGTGGCATGCTCGAGGTGGGCTGCTATCGCGTCAGCGGCTCTGCCTCCGATCTGGCCAAGCTCAAGAAGGCCTTCGAGTCGG ATGCCTATGAGGcggagcagctgctgcgcGAAGTCGATATACATTCGGTGACGGGCATACTGAAGACATTCTTGCGCGAACTGCCCGAGGCACTCTTTTCGGATCAGTTATATCCGCGCTTCTTCGAAACATTCAGTGcattcagcaacaacaacgaagccACACGCATCAACGAGCTGCTCAAGGTGTACGAGGAGCTGCCGCAAGCCAACAAATCCTCCATCAATCTGATACTCGATCATCTAATCAG GGTGCACGAAAAGGAGGCGGACAACAAGATGTCGCTGCACAATCTGGCAATGGTCTTTGGTCCCACATTGCTGAGACCAGGACAGACGCAGGTGAAGCAAAAGGATCCGCTAGCAGCGAGCACCGTGGATGCCATGGCACAGGCGGGCATACTCTACTGCTTCCTGCAGGCGCGCATCAGAAAGGATTAA